The following proteins are co-located in the Paludibaculum fermentans genome:
- a CDS encoding SDR family oxidoreductase — protein sequence MIETGLQGKVVIVTGAAAGIGRATAERFTQEGCRVAWWDVTETVPTGEGFFQKVNVADAGSVEDAVKTVVEKWGGVHVLVNNAGILRDAQLIKYKDGAVTGLMSEENFDAVVGVNLKGVFLCTRAVAPHMIAGGGGVVLNASSVVGLYGNFGQTNYVATKSGVIGMTKTWARELGKYQIRVNAVAPGFIATEMVKQMPEKILQGMVGRTPIGRMGRPEDIANAYVWLASEAASFVTGTVLSVDGGVVVGT from the coding sequence ATGATCGAGACGGGATTGCAGGGCAAAGTGGTGATTGTCACGGGCGCGGCGGCGGGCATTGGCCGCGCTACGGCGGAGCGCTTCACCCAGGAAGGCTGCCGCGTGGCCTGGTGGGATGTGACGGAAACCGTGCCCACGGGGGAGGGCTTCTTCCAGAAAGTGAATGTCGCCGATGCCGGGTCGGTCGAAGATGCGGTGAAGACCGTCGTGGAAAAGTGGGGCGGCGTACATGTGCTGGTCAACAACGCAGGAATCCTGCGCGACGCACAGTTGATCAAGTATAAGGACGGCGCAGTCACCGGCCTGATGTCGGAGGAGAACTTCGACGCGGTGGTCGGGGTGAACCTGAAGGGCGTGTTCCTGTGTACCCGGGCCGTGGCGCCGCACATGATCGCGGGCGGCGGCGGTGTCGTATTGAACGCGTCGTCAGTGGTCGGCTTGTACGGCAACTTTGGCCAGACCAACTACGTGGCAACCAAGTCCGGCGTCATCGGCATGACCAAGACCTGGGCGCGCGAACTCGGCAAGTATCAGATCCGTGTGAACGCTGTTGCGCCCGGCTTCATCGCGACCGAGATGGTGAAGCAGATGCCCGAGAAGATCCTGCAAGGGATGGTGGGGCGCACGCCAATCGGCCGCATGGGGCGGCCTGAAGATATTGCGAACGCCTACGTCTGGCTGGCATCGGAGGCTGCGTCCTTCGTCACCGGTACGGTGCTGTCGGTGGATGGCGGCGTTGTAGTGGGCACCTAG
- a CDS encoding sigma-54-dependent transcriptional regulator, translating to MDEERRKRVLIVDDEANQRSAVSRMVERWGFAIETAADGQEALDKIPVFQPHTIVTDIMMPGMDGMELLKRLNEAGGAPPVIVLTAFGSMDAAVTTVHELGAFWFVEKPIRPRAFHVLLDRAVSHHRLYEDKERLERQLSNRGVFGKLIGSSAAMQQVFFLLRQAAPSSANILIQGESGTGKELVARLVHDLSPRAGGPFVAMNCAALPETLIESELFGHEKGSFTGALTARQGCFELANHGTLLLDEIGEMPLALQSKLLRVLEDRRIRRVGAEREIQLDVRVLAATNRDLGAMAKEGKFREDLYYRLTVLPVSLPPLRDRLEDIPDISEAMLGDLNPKHGTRITGIQPAAMQALMRYQWPGNVRELRNVIERACVLAAEGDIRLEHLPAQIAGSSGEVVRRALGPIPSVTFQVGATLERAERDIIELTLMHTKNNRTRAAEILGINQKTLYNKLKEYGEEPGE from the coding sequence ATGGATGAAGAGCGCCGCAAACGCGTCCTGATCGTCGACGACGAAGCCAATCAGAGATCCGCTGTCTCCCGCATGGTCGAGCGGTGGGGCTTCGCGATTGAAACTGCCGCCGATGGCCAGGAGGCCCTGGACAAGATCCCGGTCTTCCAGCCGCACACCATCGTCACCGACATCATGATGCCGGGCATGGATGGCATGGAGCTGCTGAAGAGGCTGAACGAGGCCGGAGGTGCTCCGCCGGTGATCGTGCTCACTGCCTTCGGCAGCATGGACGCAGCCGTCACGACCGTCCACGAACTGGGCGCCTTCTGGTTTGTGGAGAAGCCCATCCGCCCGCGCGCCTTCCACGTCCTGCTCGACCGCGCCGTCTCGCACCATCGCCTCTATGAGGACAAGGAACGGCTGGAGCGCCAGTTGAGCAACCGCGGCGTCTTCGGCAAGCTGATCGGCTCCAGCGCGGCCATGCAACAGGTATTCTTCCTGCTGCGCCAGGCCGCGCCGTCCAGCGCCAACATCCTGATCCAGGGCGAGAGCGGCACAGGCAAAGAGCTCGTCGCGCGCCTGGTCCACGACCTGAGCCCCCGCGCGGGCGGCCCATTCGTCGCCATGAATTGCGCCGCCCTGCCGGAGACACTGATCGAGAGCGAACTCTTTGGGCACGAGAAAGGCTCGTTCACCGGAGCCCTGACCGCGCGCCAAGGCTGCTTCGAGCTGGCCAACCACGGCACGCTGCTGCTGGACGAGATCGGCGAGATGCCACTGGCCCTGCAGTCGAAGCTGCTGCGGGTGTTGGAAGACCGCCGCATCCGCCGCGTCGGCGCCGAGCGCGAAATCCAGCTCGATGTGCGCGTGCTCGCCGCCACCAACCGGGATCTCGGAGCAATGGCCAAGGAGGGCAAGTTCCGCGAGGATCTCTACTACCGCCTGACCGTGCTGCCCGTTTCCCTGCCCCCACTGCGGGACCGCCTGGAGGATATCCCGGATATCAGCGAAGCCATGCTGGGCGATCTCAACCCCAAGCACGGCACGCGCATCACAGGCATCCAGCCCGCCGCGATGCAGGCCCTGATGCGCTACCAGTGGCCCGGCAATGTGCGTGAGCTGCGCAACGTCATTGAGCGCGCCTGTGTGCTGGCCGCCGAAGGCGACATCCGGCTGGAGCACCTGCCCGCCCAGATTGCCGGATCGAGCGGCGAGGTGGTCCGCCGGGCGTTGGGCCCCATCCCGTCGGTCACCTTCCAGGTGGGCGCGACGCTGGAACGGGCCGAACGCGACATCATCGAACTCACCCTGATGCACACGAAGAACAACCGCACGCGGGCCGCCGAGATTCTGGGCATCAATCAGAAGACGCTTTATAACAAGCTGAAGGAGTACGGCGAGGAGCCTGGCGAATGA
- a CDS encoding sensor histidine kinase: MISLKAKILLFTTALVSALVLALSILLLNNLIESNLQNSLRLTEMAAQQTKELLLLRLEESWKGGASDRALWSDAIATDPRLAAFLKNTVAQAPALVEISIAGADDHILISSIRSDAGTVLPKRPTLRELLALGPIDRLQRVFDRGPDYELRIPIGLLNEPGTIFTIQVLVSTVLIRDALQPGLRWIGLASLITLGVSLFLVTLLGGYVSHNLNLISQDIDLIRQGQQPAILPTRASSPEFAAVQSKLSLLGAEVRDTARTAADFRARVANVLERLEEGILLFDANQRLVLSGGAAESLLGLSPEKLDLDSSPLGPLVRSAIQDGRSLPERLVEWPGHIEHPHLLVILDYFSDGRVLVHLRDPEARQQIESQMELLSRLDAINRLTGGVAHEIKNPLNSIAARIALLESMVGEESAEAEEEIRVIGEEVQRLDRVVRTFLEFTRPVEVAHTELDIVRLAAEVTDFIQADADRRHIEVQCTAHPDHISVCGDADLLRQALMNLAVNAIEAMPEGGSLRISLEQGPRDVRIIVADTGPGIPREQREKIFQLYYTTKKGGSGYGLAMVYRAIQLHGGRIEVDSEPGHGTRFLLILPAFTS; this comes from the coding sequence ATGATCTCGCTGAAGGCGAAAATCCTGCTGTTCACCACCGCGCTCGTCTCCGCCCTCGTGTTGGCGCTCTCCATCCTCCTGCTCAACAACCTGATCGAGTCGAACCTCCAGAACTCCCTGCGCCTCACGGAAATGGCGGCGCAGCAGACCAAGGAACTGCTACTGCTGCGGCTGGAAGAATCCTGGAAAGGCGGGGCGTCCGACCGGGCCCTGTGGAGCGACGCCATCGCGACAGACCCGCGCCTGGCCGCGTTTCTCAAGAACACGGTGGCCCAGGCTCCGGCGCTGGTGGAGATCTCGATCGCCGGAGCCGACGACCACATCCTGATCTCGTCCATCCGCTCTGACGCCGGCACGGTCCTGCCCAAACGCCCCACGCTGCGGGAGCTGCTGGCCCTGGGCCCCATCGACCGCCTGCAACGTGTTTTTGACCGCGGGCCGGACTACGAACTGCGCATCCCTATCGGCCTGCTGAACGAGCCCGGGACCATCTTTACGATCCAGGTGCTCGTCTCCACCGTCCTGATTCGCGACGCCCTTCAGCCGGGCCTGCGCTGGATCGGCCTGGCGAGCCTCATCACCCTGGGCGTCTCCCTGTTCCTGGTGACGCTGCTGGGCGGCTATGTGTCCCACAACCTGAACCTGATCTCCCAGGACATCGACCTGATTCGCCAGGGCCAGCAGCCGGCAATCCTGCCTACCCGCGCGTCGTCGCCCGAGTTCGCCGCCGTACAGTCGAAACTGAGCCTGCTGGGCGCCGAGGTGCGCGATACCGCCCGCACGGCCGCGGACTTCCGTGCGCGCGTCGCCAACGTGCTGGAGCGCCTGGAGGAAGGCATCCTGCTGTTTGATGCCAACCAGCGGCTGGTGCTCAGCGGCGGCGCCGCCGAGTCGCTGCTGGGGCTTTCACCGGAGAAGCTCGACCTCGACTCGTCACCGCTCGGCCCCCTGGTGCGCTCCGCCATCCAGGACGGCCGCAGCCTGCCGGAGCGCCTGGTGGAATGGCCCGGCCACATTGAGCACCCCCACCTGCTGGTGATCCTGGATTACTTCTCAGACGGCCGGGTGCTGGTGCATCTGCGCGACCCCGAGGCCCGCCAGCAGATCGAATCGCAGATGGAGCTGCTGTCCCGCCTGGACGCCATCAACCGCCTCACCGGGGGCGTCGCCCACGAGATCAAGAACCCCCTGAACTCCATCGCCGCGCGGATTGCGCTGCTCGAATCGATGGTGGGAGAAGAGTCAGCCGAGGCGGAGGAAGAGATCCGCGTGATCGGCGAAGAGGTGCAGCGGCTGGACCGCGTGGTGCGCACGTTCCTGGAGTTCACCCGCCCGGTTGAAGTCGCCCACACCGAGCTCGACATCGTGCGGCTGGCGGCGGAAGTCACCGACTTCATCCAGGCCGACGCCGATCGCCGCCATATTGAAGTGCAATGCACGGCACACCCGGACCACATTTCCGTGTGCGGCGATGCCGACCTGCTGCGGCAGGCGCTGATGAACCTGGCGGTGAATGCGATCGAAGCGATGCCGGAGGGCGGTTCGCTGCGCATCTCGCTGGAGCAGGGTCCGCGGGATGTGCGCATCATCGTGGCCGATACCGGCCCCGGTATTCCCCGGGAACAGCGGGAGAAGATCTTCCAGCTTTACTACACGACGAAGAAGGGCGGCTCGGGCTACGGACTGGCCATGGTCTACCGCGCCATCCAACTTCATGGCGGTAGGATTGAGGTGGACAGCGAACCCGGCCACGGCACGCGCTTCCTACTCATATTGCCCGCATTCACCAGCTGA
- a CDS encoding InlB B-repeat-containing protein: MNTLLPIPISRRLAWNLLALVALALTAVGQTTPLQCLVNSGTTPPIRQAEITAPVGEIVINCWGGTPTPAGQPVPTHDIQIYFNADYTGRTTGLFTESLLLIDDPSAPQQVPCTTDPSLCTWTGGSKGPNVFQGKVLASNAVVFYGVPVDPPGDSGQRGLRIVNLRINASMLPVSPTLIPTPVLANVSATGIALINGTDEIVGYVQDALLAKLRNAAGDATVTSPNGVEFTSCTPVTKQRLANLRFSERFGTAFLKPNWTYDPVTGVPGTPNSQAMTGTIYNTASAFYNPNFPATNNLNKAGLADSGTRLQATFSGLPPGATLYISTVAVTYTDGVPAPNANGLDEARLTASAGGAFAPVAATETLDGIPVAVLPIDKGSATAVWEVLKSNPGSQGNLDFPVWISFPGASEGLGTATVAMQLGPVSSETGASDTAHVARFADLPTTLPLLTAPSTCSTAPYLVTTAPPYLPVIVDGQTYTSPKSFSWQPGSSHTLSASSANVTGPGTREVFTAWSDSNLSVRTIVAPQGSATYTANYKTQYLLNTTVTPAGCGSVTLNPAGSASFFDVGQTVAVTATPSGPCYFTGFSGATITAQPTTNVVMSKPLNITASFVAAAGGTKPVSVTPASGVGSKQNFTAVFQGAQGANTLRWVQMLVASSPDGGGQPFCLVHYDVPGNSFWVYSDAYGFFQGPVNPQTPSDTLQSSACALDTFNSSPAVNGSQLTLRLRLLFKTAAADNVYLRTLDYFGTDSGWVKNGTWTMAAMPLPTMAVVPSNGVSAFPYFQANYYLDEYGQQGSLPRGWQQFLVATDSTGGGQPFCYVHLDRAANMLWMYSSDVGFFLGPVAPGAASTALDSSACSVNTAAASAGAGANFSSDLKLPLTLKAPMSGAKKLYMRIMDELMRDSGWQQVGTYQVP; this comes from the coding sequence ATGAACACCCTCTTACCTATACCGATCTCCAGGCGGCTCGCCTGGAACCTGCTCGCTCTGGTTGCCCTCGCTTTGACCGCGGTGGGGCAGACCACGCCGCTGCAATGCCTGGTGAATTCGGGTACCACGCCCCCGATTCGGCAGGCGGAGATCACCGCACCTGTCGGAGAGATCGTCATCAATTGCTGGGGCGGAACCCCGACCCCTGCCGGTCAGCCCGTGCCCACCCACGACATCCAGATCTATTTCAATGCCGACTATACGGGTCGGACGACAGGGCTGTTCACAGAATCGCTTCTCCTCATCGACGATCCTTCCGCCCCGCAGCAGGTGCCGTGTACAACGGACCCCAGCCTCTGCACATGGACCGGCGGCAGCAAGGGGCCCAATGTCTTTCAGGGCAAGGTTCTGGCCTCGAATGCCGTCGTCTTTTACGGCGTGCCGGTGGATCCGCCCGGGGACTCCGGGCAGAGGGGCCTCCGCATCGTCAACCTGCGCATAAACGCGTCCATGTTGCCGGTGTCTCCCACTCTGATTCCGACACCGGTGCTGGCGAATGTCTCCGCGACCGGCATCGCCCTGATCAACGGTACGGATGAGATAGTCGGCTATGTGCAGGATGCCCTGCTTGCGAAACTACGGAACGCGGCTGGCGATGCAACCGTAACCAGCCCGAACGGCGTGGAGTTCACAAGCTGTACGCCTGTCACGAAACAGCGCCTCGCAAACCTGCGTTTTAGCGAACGGTTCGGTACTGCGTTTCTCAAGCCCAATTGGACCTACGATCCAGTAACCGGCGTGCCTGGCACCCCGAACTCTCAGGCGATGACGGGTACCATCTACAACACCGCCTCGGCCTTCTACAACCCGAACTTTCCTGCTACGAATAACCTGAACAAAGCCGGTCTGGCCGATTCCGGCACGCGCCTGCAGGCGACGTTTAGCGGACTCCCGCCCGGAGCGACGCTCTACATCTCCACAGTCGCGGTGACGTACACGGATGGCGTTCCGGCCCCCAACGCAAACGGCCTGGACGAAGCGCGCCTCACGGCCAGCGCCGGTGGGGCATTTGCTCCCGTGGCGGCAACGGAAACACTCGACGGAATTCCTGTCGCCGTGCTCCCGATCGACAAAGGCAGCGCTACCGCGGTCTGGGAAGTACTCAAGAGCAACCCGGGCAGCCAAGGCAACCTCGATTTCCCGGTTTGGATCTCTTTCCCGGGTGCCTCTGAAGGTTTGGGTACGGCTACTGTCGCAATGCAGCTCGGACCAGTATCCAGCGAGACAGGGGCAAGCGATACCGCACATGTGGCCCGCTTCGCTGACTTGCCAACCACCCTCCCCTTGCTGACGGCGCCTTCGACCTGCTCCACCGCTCCGTACCTGGTGACGACCGCGCCGCCCTACCTGCCCGTGATCGTTGACGGGCAGACCTATACTTCTCCGAAATCATTCTCCTGGCAGCCGGGCAGCTCGCACACCCTCAGCGCCAGCTCTGCGAATGTGACGGGACCGGGGACCCGCGAGGTCTTCACTGCCTGGAGCGACAGCAATCTGTCCGTACGCACAATCGTCGCGCCGCAAGGCTCAGCCACGTACACAGCCAACTACAAAACGCAGTACCTGCTAAACACGACCGTGACACCCGCCGGCTGCGGCAGCGTGACGTTGAACCCGGCCGGATCGGCCTCCTTCTTCGACGTCGGCCAGACGGTTGCCGTCACCGCCACACCGAGCGGGCCCTGCTACTTCACCGGATTCAGCGGGGCAACCATCACCGCCCAGCCCACAACCAATGTGGTCATGAGTAAGCCTCTGAATATCACCGCTTCGTTCGTGGCCGCCGCCGGCGGCACGAAACCGGTGAGCGTCACGCCCGCCTCCGGGGTCGGTTCAAAGCAGAACTTCACTGCTGTCTTCCAGGGGGCCCAGGGCGCGAACACCCTCCGCTGGGTTCAGATGCTGGTCGCGTCGTCGCCCGATGGCGGCGGTCAGCCCTTCTGCCTCGTCCACTACGATGTGCCCGGCAATTCGTTCTGGGTCTATTCCGACGCCTATGGGTTCTTCCAGGGACCGGTGAACCCGCAAACTCCCTCCGACACCCTCCAAAGCTCGGCCTGTGCCTTGGACACCTTTAACTCCTCTCCTGCCGTGAACGGGTCGCAACTCACGCTGCGCCTCAGGCTGCTGTTCAAGACAGCGGCCGCGGACAATGTCTACCTGCGGACCTTGGACTACTTCGGCACGGACTCCGGTTGGGTGAAAAATGGTACCTGGACCATGGCCGCCATGCCGTTGCCCACGATGGCCGTCGTCCCGTCGAATGGAGTCTCCGCCTTCCCTTATTTCCAGGCGAACTACTACCTGGACGAGTACGGTCAACAGGGGTCGCTCCCACGCGGGTGGCAGCAGTTCCTGGTCGCGACGGATTCCACCGGTGGCGGTCAGCCTTTCTGTTACGTCCACCTGGATCGTGCCGCGAACATGCTCTGGATGTACTCCTCAGACGTCGGTTTCTTCCTGGGCCCGGTCGCGCCAGGCGCCGCATCCACCGCGTTGGATAGTTCCGCCTGTTCCGTCAACACGGCGGCGGCTTCCGCCGGAGCTGGAGCCAATTTCAGCTCCGACCTGAAGCTCCCGCTGACGCTGAAGGCGCCCATGTCCGGAGCGAAGAAGCTCTACATGCGCATCATGGACGAGCTAATGCGCGACTCCGGTTGGCAGCAGGTAGGCACCTACCAGGTCCCCTAG
- a CDS encoding InlB B-repeat-containing protein yields MSAGSRGLACLLFLLGMPAFAQSTPLECVASAATTPVMRSTEITALAGEIVVTCSGGFPTSAGSPVPTVDFQIFFNANYTGRTTGVLTEALLLIDEPLPANRVPCTTDVSLCGWTGGASGPNVYQAKVLGTNAITFQGIPFDPPGSGPNRVFRFTNIRVDASSLGISSSTIPNTVNAFIATAGAASPALANSQLTIGYIQKPLTMAVMNSTADTVVPAFMGVELPNCVSAAKQRFATLRFSKSFGTALLPRSAAAFIDTETSPTPQAQNSIGTIYNSETGFYSPALPATNNLNKAGLADFGSRIQADFSNLPAGATLYVATVPVTFTNGVPAPNGDPQLRARLISSATGAFAPVTATEVLDGIPAAALPITQGSAQAVWEVLKSNPGALDNADFPLWISYPANTVGLGTASVNLRQGPVSTLKTSDETAPLPRFLDAFNGAQLVTIRNMCPGDSYVVTSNPAGLTVTVDGQAYTAPHSFNWQPKSTHTLSVTTPQFSSSTVRHNFLWWSDSGTATHTITAPDFPTVYTAGFNTQYQLTLSVSPQGGGTIAASPASADGFYAPDTAVTLSAIPSPGYTFAGFTGSIATLSSLAGLIMTGPQSMQASFVPASTGLGAGTLTPESGAGSKRTFSAVFNEAQGSGALSWVQLLIAAAENGGGQPFCLVHYDVHGNAFWVYSDLDGFFQGPVAPHAPSGTLQASTCALDTFNSSATRLGTQLTVNFPLVFKSSAERKVYLRTYDDNGTDTGMVQRGVWTQVPLATPAMTMTPASGNSSTPLFQARFASDAYGNQGSLPLGWQQFLVAADSTGGGQPFCFVHYDRAGGAFWMFSSDVGFFLGPVAPGAASNALDSSACTVNTAAAAAGIAGDFSSSLTLPLTLKAPMSGAKKLYMRTMDPLLRDSGWQQVGTYQVP; encoded by the coding sequence ATGAGCGCGGGGAGCCGCGGGCTGGCGTGCCTGCTGTTCCTCCTGGGGATGCCCGCGTTTGCGCAGTCAACGCCACTCGAATGCGTCGCGTCGGCAGCGACTACGCCTGTGATGCGCTCGACGGAGATCACGGCCCTCGCGGGTGAGATCGTGGTTACCTGTTCCGGCGGTTTCCCTACTTCGGCCGGCTCCCCAGTCCCGACCGTGGACTTCCAGATTTTCTTCAATGCGAACTATACGGGCCGCACCACTGGCGTTCTGACCGAAGCATTGTTGCTGATCGACGAACCCCTGCCGGCAAACCGCGTTCCCTGCACGACCGATGTCAGTCTGTGCGGTTGGACTGGCGGCGCAAGCGGCCCGAACGTCTATCAGGCGAAAGTGCTGGGCACGAATGCAATCACGTTCCAGGGCATCCCCTTCGATCCGCCCGGTTCCGGACCGAACCGCGTCTTCCGGTTCACCAACATTCGCGTCGATGCTTCCTCCCTAGGCATTTCCAGCTCGACGATACCCAACACGGTCAATGCTTTCATCGCGACAGCAGGGGCAGCTTCTCCGGCACTGGCGAATTCACAGTTGACGATCGGCTACATCCAGAAACCGTTGACCATGGCGGTCATGAACTCGACGGCGGATACCGTTGTGCCCGCCTTCATGGGCGTTGAACTGCCCAATTGTGTCTCTGCCGCCAAACAGCGATTTGCGACGCTGCGGTTCAGCAAGAGCTTCGGAACCGCACTGCTCCCGCGATCGGCTGCGGCGTTCATCGATACAGAAACCTCACCCACCCCCCAGGCCCAGAACTCAATCGGCACCATCTATAATTCCGAAACCGGGTTCTACTCGCCGGCGCTGCCCGCAACGAACAATCTCAACAAGGCGGGCCTGGCGGACTTCGGCAGCCGGATCCAGGCCGACTTCTCCAACCTGCCGGCAGGTGCGACTCTATACGTCGCCACGGTCCCGGTGACCTTCACCAACGGAGTGCCGGCGCCCAACGGCGACCCCCAATTGCGGGCGCGCCTCATCAGTTCCGCTACAGGCGCCTTTGCACCCGTCACCGCCACGGAAGTCCTGGATGGAATTCCGGCGGCCGCCCTCCCGATTACCCAGGGCAGCGCCCAGGCGGTCTGGGAAGTTCTGAAGAGCAATCCAGGTGCATTGGACAATGCTGATTTCCCCTTGTGGATCTCCTACCCGGCCAACACCGTTGGACTCGGGACAGCCTCGGTGAACCTGCGGCAAGGGCCCGTGTCTACTTTGAAGACTTCGGACGAAACGGCTCCGCTGCCCCGGTTCCTGGATGCCTTCAACGGCGCGCAACTGGTCACAATCCGCAACATGTGCCCCGGAGACAGCTATGTCGTGACCAGCAATCCTGCCGGACTGACAGTAACCGTCGACGGACAGGCCTACACCGCGCCACATTCGTTCAACTGGCAGCCCAAGTCTACTCACACCCTCAGCGTGACGACGCCGCAATTCTCCAGCTCCACGGTCCGCCACAACTTCCTCTGGTGGAGCGATTCCGGCACTGCTACACACACCATCACCGCGCCCGATTTCCCCACGGTTTACACTGCGGGATTCAATACCCAATACCAGCTCACATTGAGCGTCTCCCCGCAGGGAGGCGGTACCATCGCGGCCTCGCCGGCTTCGGCGGACGGTTTCTACGCTCCGGACACGGCGGTCACGCTCTCAGCAATACCGTCCCCGGGGTACACTTTTGCCGGCTTCACAGGGAGCATCGCGACGCTCTCCAGTTTAGCCGGCTTAATTATGACGGGACCGCAGAGCATGCAGGCCAGTTTCGTTCCCGCAAGTACTGGCCTTGGCGCTGGCACGCTGACCCCAGAGTCCGGTGCGGGGAGCAAGCGGACTTTCAGCGCGGTTTTCAACGAGGCACAGGGATCCGGAGCTCTCTCCTGGGTGCAGTTGCTCATCGCTGCAGCGGAGAATGGCGGCGGCCAGCCCTTCTGCCTGGTCCACTACGATGTCCACGGGAATGCCTTCTGGGTTTACTCGGATTTGGACGGCTTCTTCCAAGGACCCGTCGCGCCCCACGCTCCCTCGGGCACCCTCCAGGCTTCAACCTGTGCCCTGGATACGTTCAACTCCTCTGCTACTCGATTGGGCACTCAGTTGACTGTCAATTTTCCGCTTGTCTTCAAGTCGTCGGCCGAAAGGAAGGTCTACTTGCGCACCTACGATGACAACGGTACGGACACTGGAATGGTCCAACGCGGAGTCTGGACTCAGGTGCCTTTAGCCACACCCGCGATGACCATGACGCCGGCATCCGGCAATTCGTCCACGCCGCTGTTCCAGGCGAGGTTCGCTTCCGACGCCTACGGCAATCAGGGCTCCCTGCCGCTCGGGTGGCAGCAGTTCCTGGTGGCGGCGGACTCCACCGGAGGCGGGCAGCCGTTCTGCTTCGTACACTACGACCGCGCGGGCGGCGCCTTCTGGATGTTCTCATCAGACGTCGGGTTCTTCCTGGGGCCGGTCGCGCCCGGCGCGGCCTCCAACGCTCTAGACAGCAGCGCGTGCACGGTAAACACCGCCGCTGCCGCGGCAGGCATCGCCGGAGACTTCAGCTCCAGCCTCACTCTGCCGCTGACACTCAAGGCGCCCATGTCCGGTGCCAAGAAGCTGTACATGCGCACCATGGATCCCCTCCTGCGGGATTCGGGATGGCAGCAGGTAGGGACCTACCAGGTCCCCTGA
- a CDS encoding RICIN domain-containing protein, with the protein MKTILPSLLRFVMPALLACLTLAPVASASDYDGSVWLTSAAQAPNGGTWVQLQTGVETGKTEARGGAPVYESVNEPGTIVAVPGKAGYWVVGKRGSIHARGGARELCGGHLQNCTNFPFEPEDWEFVTFAAATPDGQGLWALGRRGQVWTVGTATPYGDAIERYDLTATAIVPTPSGNGYYILKNDGGVHARGDAVFFGSTGGSFKKHYTGLVLSYTAAGLVNGYWMLNQDGGVTTYGDAAFLGSTGGNTENVTSLFPLDQGTRYAWIKRNGEIGISGSYRRGAVTTNTGGTTRLWTLQGNLDYPGAELHALPAGAGRTDGWIFWPVKRAGAIVYQLRNEHNGLCIELKGYDIAQGACQANVEGSQQTQAFALEFSGSYFYLVVPDWPRLVISALPGETRLKLVDRALVSPNLIYRWQVLEPTTISAADSGALLQAEASSSGQKWLVAPVTDAPNAPVRFIDAASGLCAEAQNGRSSYRLQLTACDGASSAQAFLLQETGPGVVRISPVAGSLSAAPSSVSPGAVEFVPEAQGSPWRLAASSGR; encoded by the coding sequence ATGAAAACGATCCTTCCATCCCTGCTCCGCTTTGTGATGCCCGCCTTGCTGGCGTGCCTGACGCTGGCGCCGGTCGCCAGCGCATCGGACTATGACGGCTCGGTGTGGCTCACCAGCGCGGCCCAAGCGCCCAACGGGGGCACCTGGGTTCAACTGCAAACCGGTGTGGAAACCGGCAAAACCGAGGCGAGAGGGGGTGCGCCGGTGTATGAAAGCGTCAACGAACCAGGCACCATTGTCGCCGTTCCCGGAAAGGCCGGTTACTGGGTGGTCGGCAAGAGAGGCTCGATCCACGCGCGCGGCGGAGCTCGCGAGTTGTGCGGCGGACACCTGCAGAACTGCACCAACTTTCCGTTTGAACCGGAGGATTGGGAGTTCGTGACATTCGCGGCCGCCACGCCCGACGGCCAGGGACTGTGGGCGTTGGGCCGGCGTGGTCAGGTGTGGACCGTCGGGACGGCCACACCATACGGCGACGCAATTGAGCGATACGACCTCACGGCCACCGCCATCGTACCGACGCCATCGGGCAACGGCTACTACATCCTGAAAAACGACGGCGGCGTGCACGCCCGCGGCGACGCTGTCTTCTTCGGCTCCACCGGCGGCTCGTTCAAGAAACACTACACAGGACTGGTGCTCAGCTACACCGCGGCCGGCCTGGTCAATGGCTACTGGATGCTGAATCAGGACGGCGGCGTCACAACCTATGGCGATGCCGCCTTTCTCGGCTCCACCGGGGGCAATACCGAAAACGTGACCTCCCTGTTTCCCCTGGATCAGGGCACGCGCTACGCCTGGATCAAGCGGAATGGAGAGATCGGCATCTCCGGTTCCTATCGCCGCGGAGCGGTCACCACGAACACCGGAGGGACTACCAGGCTGTGGACGCTGCAAGGCAACCTTGACTATCCCGGTGCGGAGTTGCACGCGTTGCCGGCCGGCGCCGGCCGCACGGACGGTTGGATCTTCTGGCCCGTCAAGAGGGCTGGCGCCATCGTCTACCAGTTGCGGAACGAACACAACGGTCTTTGCATCGAGCTCAAAGGCTACGACATCGCGCAAGGCGCCTGCCAGGCGAATGTCGAAGGCTCCCAGCAGACGCAAGCCTTCGCGCTCGAATTCTCGGGGTCTTACTTCTACCTGGTGGTGCCGGACTGGCCGCGCCTGGTGATCTCGGCGCTACCCGGTGAAACCCGCTTGAAGCTGGTTGACAGGGCGCTGGTGTCACCCAATTTGATCTACCGGTGGCAGGTCCTGGAACCCACCACGATCTCCGCCGCCGATTCGGGTGCGCTGTTGCAGGCGGAGGCATCCAGCTCCGGGCAGAAGTGGCTCGTTGCGCCTGTCACCGATGCTCCGAATGCACCGGTCCGATTCATCGACGCCGCCTCCGGGCTCTGCGCGGAAGCACAAAACGGGCGTTCCAGCTACCGCTTGCAGTTAACCGCTTGCGATGGAGCCTCGTCCGCCCAGGCGTTCCTCTTGCAGGAAACCGGTCCTGGTGTCGTCCGCATCTCGCCGGTGGCCGGCAGTCTCTCCGCGGCACCGTCCAGCGTATCGCCCGGGGCAGTGGAGTTTGTCCCGGAAGCGCAGGGCAGCCCTTGGCGGCTGGCGGCTTCCAGCGGCCGTTAG